The Pirellulales bacterium genome segment CGGCGAACACGACGTCCTGTTGCTGCTTGTACGGGGACTCTGCTTTTGCCGGCGCGTCGGCCAGCCGCGCAACACCGCCAGGGGCGTCCTCTGCCGAGCAGACGCGGTTCGACGACAAGGTGACGAGTGCGGCGGCTACAAGCAAATAGGCGACGGGCGAGAAAGTGCGTTTCACGGCGGGGCTCCTGCAAGGGCGGTAAGAGGCCAAGGGCATGGGGTAAATCGCCCGATCGCCCGGTCCCGCAAAAGCCGGCAATCAAGGCAGTGGAACAGTATTGTGAATGATCGTCTCCGGCGGGTCAAATCGCCCCCTGCTAGGGCTGAAAGGGCTCATCAGTGCTCCGACGCTCGCTGGCTTCCCATCGTTCCGCGGTCTGCCCATCCGTCGATGCCCTCGGGATCGATCCAGGGGGTTAATCTTTGGCAAGCTGTGTCGGTCTTTCGTGTCGCAACACTTGCCGCCGCATCCGGGGCAAGGTACCAAGGTAATTGTCGCACCGTGATTCAGTCGGGGCGTGTATATATGGTTAGGGATTCTACGCATGACCAGCAAGACGCTGCCGACCGCGCGCAATGAGGTATTGCACACCCCGCACGGCGATGTGCTCGGCACCAGCTACCGGTGGCCGGGCGGACAATACTGTGCCATTCACACCAACCGCGGCCTGGTCGGTTGCGGCATTTATGACGTGGCGATTGCCGGCGAGTTCGGCCTGGCCGTGGCTATCGCCCGTGGCACCCCCACGAAGCCGCTCTGCGAGCCCGAGGACCTGTACCACGCCAAGATTGTCGAAGTCAGCGAGCCAGCAAGGCAGATGGGCAT includes the following:
- a CDS encoding DUF1805 domain-containing protein, with amino-acid sequence MTSKTLPTARNEVLHTPHGDVLGTSYRWPGGQYCAIHTNRGLVGCGIYDVAIAGEFGLAVAIARGTPTKPLCEPEDLYHAKIVEVSEPARQMGIEPGMTGLDALAKLLTAR